Proteins encoded by one window of Octopus bimaculoides isolate UCB-OBI-ISO-001 chromosome 4, ASM119413v2, whole genome shotgun sequence:
- the LOC106870219 gene encoding uncharacterized protein LOC106870219 has product MDSLTLISRPIDVMKLKSFSQLNTVCYNGDTIRMNPSVQNKGDMILSSDSKLFGSEAKSFTELFPRESSFPSMKKTSDVECVPIAGSSLQPTTGHLPCITTPLVAFVNPTATSLMSHQTLKPVSSTSNSSPVCSSSQAAGKNNLHQQSAQQLIFVKSSVSQPKSDTYVITAGEKSNSFMKPASQTFFGNDCTKLIPVATIVPNNASLITNSKKNVNSDLHREPALASQNFKQFKDDKISSNTKMSLPHSSMFHSNSNNILTTSPSMPSPLIFSSYNSKPELSDHTAAMSQPLNLTLQVVPQRFTNIKSKNTCSNQVRKSKYVPVQQFYHPNMALHSLPNPHPTLSQTNQLQMFYSPVSHNCFTSPAINYSQFQNQTLSLQRSQPVDSNFALGSPYGQYINPSTRGQNSNPISQAHQINPVPHNHPITHNSSHFTQGAFGNTSVLTNPVLLNTTGNCSDPPLALKIDSIYSLADNSGNKCDLNLVPSTLGFKSSKLGLNISGKISIESKENVKTKRKPSLQRPRGRPPQKTSKFVNKNQRDNKPKKIKASKPLRESKSVFSNNLPISREDITVSCHANDFESLKPITDEERKLNSFFKYLGLCRSSTVNTDKSKKCCDLSDGGGGKISSHCYVSRELARCFSCYLVVPKLNLPSDFSLMNTNDSLATVKTSEKCSKECRHNFLSELGSTTGIVPRSGEIDFYWKIIPEIAKCSHTRKKYCRKSKMKAIANGVGSECKCVGCVSCPSKKPVNHGKINYLKKKVKTDISSPRMTVLKGIREKITTKYSKKKEFASSKLNKNLKSEDPKQFNNGFRTDKIMYPIDKKKKLKSETFIGKPDIKVGNEQQESKGIINTLLYHDKPHYHQAVETTPRLTFSDTSKPLTELDIPPKNNLPSIGSSCDSSDRIKRLKEILKEQQRDLEIARQYLKSNERQTENFQSITN; this is encoded by the coding sequence ATGGATTCTCTAACTTTGATTTCAAGACCTATTGATGTGATGAAACTAAAATCTTTCAGTCAGCTGAACACAGTCTGTTACAATGGAGATACTATCAGGATGAATCCTTCTGTTCAAAACAAAGGGGACATGATACTCAGTTCTGATTCAAAACTGTTTGGTTCTGAAGCAAAAAGCTTTACAGAACTATTTCCTCGTGAGTCTTCATTTCCGAGCATGAAAAAAACATCAGATGTTGAGTGTGTACCAATAGCTGGGTCTTCTTTGCAGCCTACCACTGGGCATCTTCCTTGTATTACTACTCCACTTGTAGCATTTGTTAATCCAACAGCTACTTCATTAATGTCTCATCAAACCTTGAAACCTGTTTCATCAACTTCTAATTCTTCTCCTGTGTGCTCAAGTAGCCAGGCTGCTGGAAAAAACAACTTACATCAACAATCTGCTCAACAgttaatttttgttaaatcttCTGTCTCACAACCAAAATCAGACACTTATGTGATTACTGCTGGGGAAAAATCAAATAGCTTTATGAAACCAGCATCACAAACATTCTTTGGAAATGACTGTACAAAACTGATACCGGTGGCAACTATTGTTCCAAACAATGCTTCCCTTATAACAAATTCAAAAAAGAATGTCAATTCTGATCTACATCGGGAACCAGCTCTTGCAAGTCAAAACTTCAAACAGTTCAAAGAtgataaaatttcatcaaatacaAAAATGTCTTTACCACATTCTTCTATGTTTCATTCTAATTCCAATAATATCTTGACCACTTCTCCCTCAATGCCATCTCCATTGATCTTTTCTTCATATAATTCAAAACCAGAACTCTCTGATCACACAGCTGCAATGTCACAACCATTAAACCTAACACTTCAAGTTGTTCCACAACGTTTTACAAACATTAAATCAAAAAACACGTGCTCTAATCAAGTGAGAAAGTCTAAATATGTTCCTGTTCAACAGTTTTATCATCCTAACATGGCTCTTCATTCACTGCCAAATCCTCATCCTactcttagtcaaacaaatcaactccaaatGTTTTATAGTCCTGTTTCCCATAATTGTTTTACTTCTCCCGCTATAAATTATAGCCAATTTCAAAACCAAACTCTATCATTACAAAGATCTCAACCAGTTGACTCAAATTTTGCTCTCGGTTCTCCTTATGGGCAATACATAAATCCAAGTACTCGAGGGCAAAACAGTAATCCAATTTCTCAAGCACACCAAATAAATCCTGTCCCTCATAACCACCCCATCACTCATAATTCATCTCATTTTACTCAGGGAGCGTTTGGTAACACTTCTGTTTTGACAAACCCAGTTTTACTAAACACTACAGGCAATTGTTCTGACCCTCCACTTGCCCTGAAGATAGACTCAATATATTCTCTTGCTGACAATTCAGGAAACAAATGTGATCTCAATTTAGTTCCTTCAACATTAGGTTTTAAATCATCAAAGCTAGGTCTTAATATTTCAGGTAAAATTTCAATAGAGTCCaaggaaaatgtgaaaacaaaacgGAAACCAAGTTTGCAAAGACCACGAGGACGACCTCCTCAAAAGACTTccaaatttgtaaataaaaatcaGCGGGACAACAAACCTAAAAAAATCAAAGCAAGTAAACCACTTAGGGAATCCAAGTCAGTGTTTAGTAATAATTTACCTATCAGTAGGGAAGATATCACTGTAAGTTGCCATGCAAATGACTTTGAAAGTTTAAAGCCTATTACTGATGAGGAGCGGAAACTTAACAGCTTTTTTAAATATCTTGGACTTTGTCGCAGTTCAACAGTCAATACAGATAAATCCAAAAAGTGTTGCGACTTGTcagatgggggtgggggtaaaaTCAGCAGCCACTGCTATGTCTCTAGGGAATTGGCACGCTGCTTTAGTTGTTATCTTGTTGTTCCCAAATTAAATCTTCCTAGTGACTTCTCCTTAATGAATACCAATGATAGCTTAGCTACAGTCAAAACTTCAGAAAAATGTTCAAAAGAATGTCGTCATAATTTTCTCAGTGAGTTAGGGTCTACAACTGGAATTGTTCCAAGAAGTGGTGAAATAGATTTCTATTGGAAAATTATTCCTGAAATTGCTAAATGTTCTCATACAAGGAAAAAATACTGCCGGAAGTCTAAGATGAAAGCTATTGCTAATGGTGTTGGTTCTGAATGCAAATGTGTAGGATGTGTTAGCTGCCCCTCAAAGAAACCTGTGAATCATGGAAAGataaattatttgaagaaaaaagtgAAGACAGACATATCATCTCCAAGGATGACTGTTCTGAAAGGAATACGAGAAAAGATTACCACAAAATactcaaaaaagaaagaatttgcttctagtaaattaaacaaaaatcttAAGTCAGAAGATCCAAAGCAATTCAACAATGGTTTtagaactgataaaataatgtatccaatagataaaaagaagaaattaaaaagcgAGACATTTATTGGAAAACCTGATATAAAAGTTGGTAATGAACAACAAGAAAGTAAAggaataataaatacattgttgTATCATGACAAACCTCACTATCACCAGGCAGTAGAAACAACACCAAGATTAACATTTTCAGATACTTCAAAACCATTAACTGAACTTGATATTCCCCCAAAAAATAACTTGCCATCAATAGGTTCCTCTTGTGACTCTTCTGATCGTATTAAACGGCTGAAAGAAATCTTAAAAGAACAgcaaagagatttagaaattgcACGGCAGTATCTCAAGTCTaatgaaagacaaacagaaaattttCAGAGTATTACAAATTAA